The Kosmotoga olearia TBF 19.5.1 sequence TAATTTAATAGGGGTGTTATTATGATTTTAGTGATGAGCGTTTTTAATCCTGAGGTCAAACCACTGCTTGAGGTAATGTTGAAAATCGAAGAAGGTGAGCTCCTTGGAAGGTCTTACACCAGAGGTCTCATCGGAAAAAATGAGGTAGTTGTGGCGAGCGGGTTCGTAGGAAAAGTGGAAACCGCAGCTCTGGCGCAGAAGTTCATCGATGAATTTTCACCAAGGTTGATCGTGATGACATCCGGTGCGGGCGCGATAGACAGTTCCATCGAACCGGGAACGGTTGTAATAGGGAGTGAATTTCTTGAGTATGACCTTTATTTGCCACTGCGTTCCGGACATATAAGCGTTCCCACAACTGCTTCGGTTGCCCTGGATCATATAAAACAGTTGATGCCCGATGCAACCTATGGAAGGATCATCACGGGGGATCAAATTCTGGCGGATACTAAAAAGCGCGATGAGTTGTTCAAACAGTATCACGCATGTTGCCTCGATATGGATTCAGCGGCTCTCGCGCGTGTTGCCAAAATGAACAGAGTACCCTTTCTGGTTATAAAGGTTATTCTGGACAAGTGCGATGAGAACAGTGAGAATGACTTCGGTATCAATTTCGAAAGATACGGGCAGAAACCGGCGAAGATTCTTGCTGAATTGCTGAGGACCCACGTTCTCGAAATTAAATGAATTTTCGATTTCGCAGGGAGGGATAAGATGAATTGTATTTTCTGTAAGATAATCGCTGGCGAGATACCAGCTGGCAAAGTTGCGGAAACGGAAAACTTCCTTGCTTTCAGAGACATCAATCCCGTTGCTCCTGCACACATTCTGGTTGTTCCAAAGAAACACATGGAAAAACCTGGTGAATTGGCTCTCCTAGACGGGGATATTCTCAAGGAACTTTTCAAACTCTTCCAGGATATAGCCGAAAAGGAAGGTATAGCGGAATCCGGGTTCCGCACTCTCGTGAATACCGGGCCTGATTCCGGCCAGGAGGTTAAGCACCTCCATTTTCATATAATTGGTGGAAGAAAACTCGGAAAGATAGGGTGAATAGATGAGTTTGGATAAGGATTTTGAGCATTATTATACATCGAAACCGACTTCACCTTTTAAGGTGAAGAAGGTTGTTCTTTCTTTGAAAAACGGGAGAATGTATAAATTCAAGACACCATCGGGAGTTTTTTCTTTTGGGCAGATTGACAAGGCGAGCAAGCTGCTTATTGAACATGCCATTATTGGTGAGACTGACAGGCTCCTTGATCTCGGCTGTGGTTACGGTGTTATTGGGATCACCCTGAAAAAAGAAAATCCTGATATCTCCCTTTGCATGAGCGATGTAAATGAAAGGGCTTTGGAGTTCGCAAAGATCAACGCTAAGAATAACAATATCGTTGCGGATATAAGGCTTGGAAATCTCTATGAACCGTGGAAAGACGAGATTTTTGACAACATTGTCTGTAATCCCCCTATCGCTGCGGGAAAGAAGGTCTGGGAAAAGATTATAGTTGAAGCACCGGATCATCTTTCAGCAAAGGGAAAACTCCAGTTGGTAGCTTATCATAACAAAGGCGGAGAAAGGCTCAAAAAAATCATGAAGTCCGTCTTTGGTAATGTGAGGGAAACGGTGAAATCAGGAGGAATAAGGGTTTATGTGTCCATCAAGCTCTGAGATTTTGCTAGAACTGGAAGATATTTCTTATGAAATAAATGGAAAAAAGGTACTCAATGGAATAGATTTGAGAATTTTTAAAGGGGAGTTCTTTGGGATTTTGGGATCAAACGGTTCGGGCAAGACGACTTTGCTCAGGGTTGTTCTCGACCTTATAAAATCTACAAAAGGTGAAGTTCGAAAAGCTAATACAGTTGATATTATCGGTTACATCTTTCAGAATCCTGATAATCAAATTGTTGGATCCAGTGTCGAGGAAGACATAATCTTTGGACTTGAGAATCTCGGGCTTACTGTTGAAGAGATTAAAACCCGTGTAGATGAGACACTCAAAACTATGGGATTGGAAGATTTAAGAGATGTTGATACCATCAGTCTTTCAGGAGGACAAAAACAGCTATTGTGCATCGCTTCCATCGTCGCTATGCGACCTGAAGTTATCCTGATGGATGAACCTTACAGTATGCTCGGCAGGGGAGAGCGGAGAAAGGTTAAGCCAGTTGTTGAAGGTCTGATAAATAAGGGAACTGCGATTGTTATGGCTTCGACCAGGCTGGAGGAACTCTGTAATTGTCATCGTGTTGCGCTTTTGGAATCAGGCCGTTTGGTTTTTCTTGGCCCTCCTGAAGAGCTCAGGAAAAAAACAGAACTTCTTGAAAGAACTGGAATCTACATTCCACTGGTGTGTTAGTTATGTTGAGATTTGAAGTGGTAACGCACATATACAATTTTGGAAGCCCTTACGAACGAAAAGCTCTCGAGGTTTTATCTTTTGAAATACCCAAAGGTGGTTTTTTGCTGGTTCTAGGGGGAAATGGATCCGGAAAGACCACCCTTCTCATGCTCGCTTCCGGACTTATGAAGCCAACTTTTGGGGAGATTTATGCTTTCAATGAAAAGTTAGAGAATGGGGGAAGCAAGAATCTCAGGAAAAGGATAGGGATACTGTTTCAGTTTCCTGAAAACCAGTTTTTTGCCGAAACCGTTGAAGAGGAAGTTAAATACGCGGGAAAGAACTTTGAAATACCTTCTCTAGAGAAACGCTTCGATGAAGTTATGCAAATGGTTGGGTTGCCTGCTGAAAAAATTGCCAACCTTTCCCCTTTCAAACTTTCCGGTGGGGAGATGCGAAGAGTTGCCTTTGCCAGCGTGTTGATATATTCACCGGAACTGCTGATTCTGGATGAGCCAACCGCATCGCTGGATTATATGGGAATAATTCAAATTAGAAAAATCCTTTCTAAGATTCATGAAAACAACGGAACGGTGGTTGTTTCAACACATTGGCCTGAATATTTTCTTGATATGGCTTCCCATGTTTTAGTCTTGAAAGAGGGGAGGAAAGTGTTTTTCGGAGGCGTGCGCGAATTTCTTTTGCATTCTGAGAAAAAACTGTTAGAATATGGATTAACACTCGACGGCGAGTTGGGGTTATTGAAGCATTTTTTTGAAAAGCATGGAAGATTGCCTGAAAAAAGGTCTGAGTTGACTAA is a genomic window containing:
- a CDS encoding 5'-methylthioadenosine/S-adenosylhomocysteine nucleosidase, coding for MILVMSVFNPEVKPLLEVMLKIEEGELLGRSYTRGLIGKNEVVVASGFVGKVETAALAQKFIDEFSPRLIVMTSGAGAIDSSIEPGTVVIGSEFLEYDLYLPLRSGHISVPTTASVALDHIKQLMPDATYGRIITGDQILADTKKRDELFKQYHACCLDMDSAALARVAKMNRVPFLVIKVILDKCDENSENDFGINFERYGQKPAKILAELLRTHVLEIK
- a CDS encoding histidine triad nucleotide-binding protein, with the translated sequence MNCIFCKIIAGEIPAGKVAETENFLAFRDINPVAPAHILVVPKKHMEKPGELALLDGDILKELFKLFQDIAEKEGIAESGFRTLVNTGPDSGQEVKHLHFHIIGGRKLGKIG
- a CDS encoding class I SAM-dependent methyltransferase, translating into MSLDKDFEHYYTSKPTSPFKVKKVVLSLKNGRMYKFKTPSGVFSFGQIDKASKLLIEHAIIGETDRLLDLGCGYGVIGITLKKENPDISLCMSDVNERALEFAKINAKNNNIVADIRLGNLYEPWKDEIFDNIVCNPPIAAGKKVWEKIIVEAPDHLSAKGKLQLVAYHNKGGERLKKIMKSVFGNVRETVKSGGIRVYVSIKL
- a CDS encoding energy-coupling factor ABC transporter ATP-binding protein, whose product is MCPSSSEILLELEDISYEINGKKVLNGIDLRIFKGEFFGILGSNGSGKTTLLRVVLDLIKSTKGEVRKANTVDIIGYIFQNPDNQIVGSSVEEDIIFGLENLGLTVEEIKTRVDETLKTMGLEDLRDVDTISLSGGQKQLLCIASIVAMRPEVILMDEPYSMLGRGERRKVKPVVEGLINKGTAIVMASTRLEELCNCHRVALLESGRLVFLGPPEELRKKTELLERTGIYIPLVC
- a CDS encoding energy-coupling factor ABC transporter ATP-binding protein, whose amino-acid sequence is MLRFEVVTHIYNFGSPYERKALEVLSFEIPKGGFLLVLGGNGSGKTTLLMLASGLMKPTFGEIYAFNEKLENGGSKNLRKRIGILFQFPENQFFAETVEEEVKYAGKNFEIPSLEKRFDEVMQMVGLPAEKIANLSPFKLSGGEMRRVAFASVLIYSPELLILDEPTASLDYMGIIQIRKILSKIHENNGTVVVSTHWPEYFLDMASHVLVLKEGRKVFFGGVREFLLHSEKKLLEYGLTLDGELGLLKHFFEKHGRLPEKRSELTKFNGGER